A window of Zingiber officinale cultivar Zhangliang chromosome 5A, Zo_v1.1, whole genome shotgun sequence contains these coding sequences:
- the LOC121982141 gene encoding histone H2AX-like: protein MSSTAATTTKGGRGKAKGTKAVSRSQKAGLQFPVGRIARYLKAGRYAQRVGSGAPVYLSAVLEYLAAEVLELAGNAARDNKKNRIIPRHIQLAVKNDEELGKLLAGATISNGGVVPNIHQALLPKKQGGGKGKPEIGSASQEF, encoded by the exons ATGAGTTCGACGGCGGCGACGACGACCAAGGGTGGCCGCGGCAAGGCCAAGGGTACGAAGGCTGTTTCTCGGTCGCAGAAGGCCGGTCTCCAGTTCCCGGTGGGCCGCATCGCTCGCTATCTTAAGGCCGGCCGATATGCTCAGCGCGTTGGTTCCGGCGCGCCTGTCTATCTCTCTGCTGTCCTCGAATACCTCGCTGCTGAG GTGCTGGAGTTGGCCGGAAACGCTGCCAGGGATAATAAGAAGAACCGCATCATTCCGAGGCACATTCAGTTGGCCGTGAAGAATGATGAGGAGCTTGGCAAGCTCCTAGCTGGTGCGACGATCTCCAATGGCGGAGTTGTGCCCAACATCCACCAGGCTTTGCTGCCCAAGAAGCAAGGCGGAGGGAAGGGTAAACCAGAGATCGGATCGGCCTCTCAAGAATTCTag
- the LOC121982140 gene encoding nicotianamine aminotransferase 1-like — protein MAPTSQIRISSNQFPQEPIASDADADKANGPLAARCNPILSESKTSIRGVVAQLLAVARQTENNKPLISLGVGDASAFSCFKKGKRFADSLVAIVSAATFDCYPPSYGFPFARRAVAGHLSKGVKHGIREDDVYMMVGGTQAIQICLTVLASPGSNLLLPRPGFPPYEAICEIVGIEPRFYDLAPHRGWELDLSQIRSLADANTAGLVIINPNNPCGAVYSHAHLQQIAETAGDLGIPVIADEIYENMVFGGSKFVRMASFAHSTPVITIGALSKRWMLPGWRLGWLAFCDPYGTIKQIKVATEMLMNVTAGPVSMIQAAVPNILSDAHEDFHSQVLQVLESSLDALYTKIEQIKPLRCHSKPQGSMFMMVEINTTLLFGIENDMDFATELMREESVLVLPGSVIGMKNWIRIFFGIPADILKEASDRIQTFCSRRQITIKSM, from the exons ATGGCGCCCACGTCCCAGATTCGCATCTCGAGCAACCAGTTTCCGCAGGAACCTATTGCATCCGATGCCGACGCCGATAAGGCGAACGGCCCCCTGGCGGCCAGGTGCAACCCGATCCTGTCGGAGAGCAAGACGTCGATACGGGGCGTGGTGGCGCAGCTGCTGGCGGTGGCCCGCCAGACGGAGAACAACAAGCCGCTGATATCGCTCGGCGTCGGCGACGCCTCGGCCTTCTCCTGCTTCAAGAAGGGCAAGCGCTTCGCCGACTCCCTCGTCGCCATCGTCTCCGCCGCCACCTTCGATTGCTACCCCCCTTCCTACGGATTTCCCTTCGCCCGCAG AGCAGTCGCAGGGCACCTGTCGAAGGGAGTGAAGCATGGAATCCGAGAGGACGATGTGTACATGATGGTGGGCGGAACGCAGGCCATCCAGATCTGTCTCACGGTGCTGGCAAGCCCTGGTTCCAACCTGCTCCTCCCTCGCCCGGGCTTCCCTCCTTACGAGGCCATCTGCGAGATCGTAGGCATCGAACCCAGGTTCTACGACCTAGCACCCCACCGCGGCTGGGAGCTCGACCTCTCACAAATCCGCTCGCTGGCCGACGCCAACACTGCCGGATTAGTCATCATCAACCCCAACAACCCCTGCGGTGCCGTCTACTCGCATGCCCATCTCCAACAG ATTGCGGAAACTGCAGGAGACTTGGGCATTCCTGTTATCGCAGACGAGATATATGAGAATATGGTTTTTGGTGGAAGCAAATTTGTCCGAATGGCGTCCTTCGCACACTCGACGCCGGTCATCACAATCGGAGCCTTGTCCAAGCGCTGGATGCTCCCGGGTTGGCGTCTCGGATGGCTGGCCTTTTGTGATCCTTATGGGACCATAAAACAG ATAAAGGTGGCAACAGAGATGCTTATGAATGTCACTGCAGGACCAGTATCAATGATTCAG GCAGCGGTTCCCAATATTCTATCAGATGCTCATGAAGATTTCCATTCCCAAGTCCTGCAAGTGTTAGAATCCTCACTAGATGCTCTGTATACAAAGATTGAGCAAATCAAGCCACTGCGATGCCACTCCAAACCTCAAGGTTCAATGTTCATGATG GTTGAGATCAACACTACACTTCTGTTTGGAATTGAAAATGATATGGATTTTGCAACAGAGTTGATGAGAGAAGAATCAGTGTTAGTTCTACCAG GCTCTGTAATAGGAATGAAAAACTGGATACGAATATTCTTTGGAATTCCTGCTGATATACTGAAAGAGGCAAGTGATAGAATTCAAACATTCTGCAGCAGAAGACAAATTACAATCAAAAGCATGTAA